Below is a genomic region from Asterias amurensis chromosome 4, ASM3211899v1.
ACGGTCATCTCAAACGACCTCGTCGTGACCTTACCGGAGGGGTCAGCGACCTTAATTGCCATGACAACAAAGGTGGAATTGAGGCTTCTGCAGCTATCCGATGTCATAGCTACACCTAGTTTCCACTGCATGTCCACAAGTTGACCAACACTGAGGAGTTTATTGGCAAGCTCAAGGGAAGAGAAGGACTGGCCCTGGAGTTGAGAAAAAAGGATACAACACCTCaggtacaaaacaaaatgtattttactCTATGTTCATCTTTTAAAGACGcaggacacaattggtaactgttaaagaccagtattctcacttggtgtgtcccaacatatgcacaaaataacaaacctgtgaatatttgggcttaattggtcatcgaagttgcaagagaataatacaagaaaaagcacccttgttgcacaactttgtgtgctttcagatgcatattaataaaaaacttcaggcctgaagtttttttcaaaaactaccttacttcagagggagccgtttctcaccatgttttataccaccaacagcgCTTTATTAATCGTTATCAAGTAAATTGTCATGCTAACAAatcttttgaataattaccaacagtCACCTATCCATTTTAACTGGAATTTTAACAGTTCTTGCACCATTTCTAAGTGCTAATGCACTGGCCTACCAATGGCCACCCCCAACGTTCACCAACCTGATCTGCCCACAAATGTTTAATGACACTCAAGCTCCCATCGGACCACGCTAGGCTGTGTTTTAGTTCCTTCACTAAGTCTTCTGCAACAACTTTTGATCTTGCTGCTGAtctgcaaacaaaacaacaatggcAACTGTTAAAGTTGAAAAATAATAGTTTGAATACAGTCAAAGAAAGATTCTTTGATATCCTGACCcaaattttgagacctcagatttacaatttgaggtctcgcaatcaagcatctgaaagcacacaacttcgtgtgacaagggtgttttttctttcattattatctcgcaactccgatgaccaattgagtcaaatttttcacaggtttgttattttatgcaaatgttgagatacaccaagtgagaagactggtcttagacaattaccaatagtgtccaatgtctttaatcgGTTAAACcgatgtttttatgagagggattggctgttgccagcttggcgtttatatcccttttcagatgcctaataacaggcttcaggcctgaagtccttttacatttgagtgagaaattactgctcaaaaactacattacttcagagggagcctatTCTCACGATgctttatcaacagctctccattgctcgttacccagtaagttttttttatgctaaagtttattttgagtaatttaattaccaatagtgtcgagtgcTTTTAAACGTCTGTTACCTGAATAAGAATGTGAGTGCATTGATGACTGCTTGTACACTTTCCTCGCTACTTTCAACATCGGCTTCATGAAGTCTCTAAAACAAAGAGGAAAAACAGTTGGCTACAAAATcatatcaccccccccccccacaacaacATTGCAATTTAAATGTTCCAAAGAAAGGTCTAGTGCACATCCCACCCCTTGCACATTAACCCCAGGGAAAAGGGGAAGCTTCAAGCATAAACTCCAAAAAGTCCAAGACCTCAATTGTCTCTCTTTGACAGAAACAGTCCTCTAGAAGATTCATACGGGCgcgtagttgcgataatgttaccctcctcccgacggcgaagCCTAGAGGAGTGTTCTGGCATTACCTTATCGCAGCTAACCGGTACTGTCTGATGGAAACTGCAAATTGTTAATCGTACGTGTATATGTCCGTCTTATTCTCTACTTACATCAAGGACCTGAGATGCTTTGACCAGACCCTTGGTATACTGGAGGAAAGATATGACTTCCTGACACAGCTCTGCAAATATATCCTGAGGGAAGGTGTTCAGATGCTCTACTGCACTGGTAAATCCTACTCGGAAATATACACACAAAAGAATAGGGCCGGATTTAATCAAACTTGTATGCACAAGAACTTCCTGAGCACAGAAAAGAATTGCTAAACAGGATTACCAGATAAGTTTAACCTCCAGTCCTAGTTAAATATTTGGTTGGCTTTTTGATCttattcatttaatttaaattaacaACTCGCAAATGAGCATGAACATGTTAAAATAGTGTCAAAGTCTCTTGACATCTGGGAAATATACGAACTGCGATAACAAATGCTAACGATCACAAGAGTCCTATTTTTAATTGAGAACGGAAACAAAAATGCACGCCCCTGATCAATTGAATAAACGTGCGCTTATTCTGCGCAGAGCAAAGAGATGCAAAGAGaccgcattctattggttgaattgctcctcGCAGAATACACGCATGCTTTTTCAACCAATCGCGGGTGTGCATTTTTGTTTCCATTCTCATTATCAAGGCCAGTATGACTGGGCCTTTAAGGACTAAATAAAAATAGGACTCTCTTTTACGGGTACGGTAAAACTTTTCCTTTAATATACTTATTATTTAGTCAATATAGTGTcaacaatgtttaaaaataattttaaagtattttAGTAAGAGTTTTTTATGACACAAGTATAAAGTAACtgaacaacaataacaacatctGACATTAGTGAGTGGCAAAGACTGAA
It encodes:
- the LOC139935714 gene encoding COMM domain-containing protein 6-like, with product MGMTVLQTVPEGFTSAVEHLNTFPQDIFAELCQEVISFLQYTKGLVKASQVLDRLHEADVESSEESVQAVINALTFLFRSAARSKVVAEDLVKELKHSLAWSDGSLSVIKHLWADQGQSFSSLELANKLLSVGQLVDMQWKLGVAMTSDSCRSLNSTFVVMAIKVADPSGKVTTRSFEMTVAEFKAFSKQMREMAAMLETV